In Brevinematia bacterium, the DNA window CAAAAGTGTAACCCATGTGGGTGAGTCAATCGTATTTGGTGGACATCCTGCGAATGTGGAAACCTACATAATTGATTTTGATGGAGATATATATAGAAAAAGAATAAGGGTCTATTTTGATCGTTATCTCGGGGAAACTAAGTTTGTAAGTTCGTTACACAAACTCAGGGATGTGATTGGGGAGTATGTTGAGTTTTGGAGAAACGAGGAGGTAAGGGAAGATGGTTATTGATTCTGAGAGGAAGTTTTTAGAAGACTGCAGGGTAGTGGGTATTCATCGGTTGGGAAAGTATTTTGAGCTGAAATTTGAGTCTGAGCACATTGCTGATGTTATCCAACCTGGGCAATTTGTGAATATTAAGTTGAAAACTTCCTTTTTTAGAAGACCGTTTACTCTTTTTGAGAAGGGTGTGGGTTATTTTTCAATATTAGTGAAGGTAGTAGGTAGGGGAACTGAGGAGCTTTCTAGAATGGAGATAGGTCAGTCTCTTAACGTCTTGGGGCCATTGGGAAATTCGGTTCTTGATTTTGGAATACATTTGGAGGAGGCTGTAGATCTGGTTTGTGGTGGTGTGGGTATTGCTAACATGTTGATGGTAGCAAAGTTACTGAAAACGTTGAATAAGAGGGTTAGATTATTTTGGGGGATAAAGAGTGCGGAGGAATATTTTGAGAAGTGCTTTGAGTATGTAGATGAGGTGTTCATTTCTTCTGAGGATGGTAAGATTGGGGAGAAAGGTGTTGTAGTCAACCTATTGGAGAAGAGATATTCTGGAAATATGGTTTATGCAAGTGGTCCTTTGCCTATGATAGTATCTATTTCTAAAGCTCAGGGAATAATTCTAAATAGGGTTATATGTTCTCTTGAAGCTGTTATGGGATGTGGATTAGGAATATGCTATGGGTGTGCTGTAGGAACTTCGGAAAGTGGATACAAGCTTGTATGTAAAGATGGACCAAATTTTATTTTAAGTGAAGTAGTGAAATTGCTTCATGCTCATTTTTAGTCTCTTGAGTTTAGAGTTTGGTTTGTGATCTAGACCCCTATACTTGATATTTCCTCTTCTTTTATGGGTTTTACTATAAACAGTTTTTGTTCTTCGGAGAGTTTTATGACTTCACCGTCCTCAATTTTGGTTCCAAATTCATCGTATACTACTTTAACGATGGGTCTGAATGGAGATATAGGGTCAGAGGAGATAACTTTAGCAATTGCTTTGGTGTTGAGCATTACATAGGAACCTATTGGGTATATAGACATCATCTTAGTAAAGGTTTTGAGTATATCTGGGTCAAACTTAGTGCTACCTTCTGCGAGTATAGTTTTCATTGCTTCAAATGACATTAGTTTATCACGATATACTCTCTTTCTTATCATTGCTTCATAAGTGTCAACTATTCCTGCGATCCTAGCGTATTCAGAGATTTGAAATTTCTCAAGCTTTCTTGGATATCCTGTTCCGTCCCATCTTTCATGGTGCTCAAGACAAACTCTTCCAACCTCG includes these proteins:
- a CDS encoding FAD-binding oxidoreductase gives rise to the protein MVIDSERKFLEDCRVVGIHRLGKYFELKFESEHIADVIQPGQFVNIKLKTSFFRRPFTLFEKGVGYFSILVKVVGRGTEELSRMEIGQSLNVLGPLGNSVLDFGIHLEEAVDLVCGGVGIANMLMVAKLLKTLNKRVRLFWGIKSAEEYFEKCFEYVDEVFISSEDGKIGEKGVVVNLLEKRYSGNMVYASGPLPMIVSISKAQGIILNRVICSLEAVMGCGLGICYGCAVGTSESGYKLVCKDGPNFILSEVVKLLHAHF